From the Macaca nemestrina isolate mMacNem1 chromosome 7, mMacNem.hap1, whole genome shotgun sequence genome, one window contains:
- the LOC105493086 gene encoding RNA-binding protein MEX3B, whose amino-acid sequence MPSSLFADLERNGSGGGGGGGGGSGGGETLDDQRALQLALDQLSLLGLDSDEGASLYDSEPRKKSVNMTECVPVPSSEHVAEIVGRQGCKIKALRAKTNTYIKTPVRGEEPVFVVTGRKEDVAMARREIISAAEHFSMIRASRNKNTALNGAVPGPPNLPGQTTIQVRVPYRVVGLVVGPKGATIKRIQQQTHTYIVTPSRDKEPVFEVTGMPENVDRAREEIEAHIALRTGGIIELTDENDFHANGTDVGFDLHHGSGGSGPGSLWSKPTPSITPTPGRKPFSSYRNDSSSSLGSASTDSYFGGGTSSSAAATPRLADYSPPSPALNFAHNGNNNNNGNGYTYTAGEASVPSPDGCPELQPTFDPAPAPPPGAPLLWAQFERSPGGGPAAPVSSSCSSSASSSASSSSVVFPGGGASAPSNANLGLLVHRRLHPGTSCPRLSPPLHMAPGAGEHHLARRVRSDPGGGGLAYAAYANGLGAQLPGLQPSDTSGSSSSSSSSSSSSSSSSGLRRKGSRDCSVCFESEVIAALVPCGHNLFCMECANRICEKSEPECPVCHTAVTQAIRIFS is encoded by the exons ATGCCAAGCTCGCTGTTTGCAGACCTGGAGCGCaacggcagcggcggcggcggcggcggcggcggcggcagcggagGGGGAGAGACCCTGGATGACCAAAGAGCCCTGCAGCTCGCGCTGGACCAGCTCTCCCTGCTGGGGCTGGACAGTGACGAGGGCGCCTCTCTGTACGACAGCGAGCCGCGCAAGAAGAGCGTGAACATGACCGAGTGCGTGCCGGTGCCCAGTTCTGAGCATGTCGCCGAGATCGTAGGGCGGCAAG GTTGTAAAATCAAAGCGCTGCGGGCGAAGACCAATACTTACATCAAGACCCCAGTTCGCGGGGAGGAGCCTGTCTTTGTTGTGACGGGCAGGAAGGAGGATGTGGCCATGGCTCGGAGGGAGATCATCTCCGCTGCCGAGCACTTCTCCATGATCCGCGCCTCCCGGAATAAGAACACGGCACTAAACGGCGCGGTGCCTGGGCCGCCCAACCTGCCCGGGCAGACCACCATCCAAGTGCGGGTGCCCTACCGCGTGGTGGGGCTCGTGGTGGGGCCCAAGGGCGCCACGATCAAGCGCATCCAGCAACAGACGCACACGTACATCGTGACACCCAGCCGGGATAAGGAGCCGGTGTTCGAGGTGACCGGCATGCCAGAGAACGTGGATCGCGCTCGAGAGGAGATTGAGGCGCACATTGCTCTGCGTACCGGCGGCATCATTGAGCTCACAGACGAGAACGACTTCCACGCCAACGGCACCGATGTGGGCTTCGACCTGCATCATGGGTCCGGCGGGTCCGGTCCAGGCAGCCTTTGGAGCAAGCCCACCCCCAGCATCACTCCCACCCCCGGCCGCAAGCCCTTCTCCAGCTACCGTAACGACAGCTCCAGCTCGCTTGGCAGTGCTTCCACAGACTCTTACTTCGGTGGCGGGACCAGCAGCAGCGCAGCCGCTACCCCGCGCCTGGCAGACTACAGCCCCCCCAGCCCCGCCCTGAACTTTGCGCACAacggaaacaacaacaacaacggcAATGGGTACACCTACACAGCGGGGGAAGCCTCAGTGCCATCCCCCGACGGCTGCCCCGAGCTGCAGCCCACTTTTGACCCGGCTCCCGCTCCCCCACCTGGGGCACCACTTCTCTGGGCCCAGTTCGAGCGGTCACCGGGAGGTGGACCTGCAGCTCCCGTATCATCTTCCTGCTCTTCCTCTGCATCTTCGTCTGCTTCTTCCTCCTCCGTGGTCTTTCCTGGGGGTGGCGCCAGTGCGCCCTCCAACGCCAACCTGGGGCTATTGGTGCACCGCCGGCTGCACCCTGGCACCAGCTGCCCGCGCCTGTCCCCGCCCTTGCACATGGCCCCGGGGGCGGGAGAGCACCACCTGGCTCGCCGGGTGCGCAGCGACCCAGGCGGAGGAGGCCTGGCCTACGCCGCTTATGCCAACGGGCTGGGGGCGCAGCTGCCTGGTTTGCAGCCGTCGGACACGTCGGGCTCCTCCTCTTCGTCCAGCTCCTCCTCCAGctcttcatcctcttcctccGGGCTTCGGCGTAAAGGCAGCCGCGACTGCTCCGTGTGCTTCGAGAGCGAAGTGATCGCCGCGCTGGTGCCCTGTGGCCACAACCTCTTCTGCATGGAGTGCGCCAACCGCATCTGTGAGAAGAGCGAGCCCGAGTGCCCGGTCTGCCACACCGCGGTCACTCAGGCCATCCGCATCTTTTCTTGA